One segment of Vagococcus martis DNA contains the following:
- a CDS encoding YtxH domain-containing protein: protein MGKKEIKKQFSGKKFIKGFLIGGALCGGAALLLAPRSGKETQRLMTNKIEENIHFLLSLSNQLDTTKVQANQLTALSQELLPTFEKETKKSIKKFEFKAKPRLEKMKEQLAKIEQDINDFKEALEQ from the coding sequence GTGGGAAAAAAAGAAATTAAAAAACAATTTTCTGGCAAAAAGTTTATCAAAGGTTTTTTAATAGGTGGTGCTCTATGTGGTGGTGCAGCTCTCTTACTTGCTCCTAGATCCGGAAAAGAAACCCAACGATTGATGACTAATAAAATAGAAGAAAACATTCATTTTCTTTTATCGTTAAGTAATCAGCTTGATACAACTAAAGTTCAAGCAAATCAATTAACTGCTCTATCTCAAGAATTATTACCTACTTTTGAAAAAGAAACTAAAAAAAGTATTAAGAAATTTGAATTTAAAGCAAAGCCACGCCTAGAAAAAATGAAAGAACAATTAGCTAAAATAGAGCAAGATATAAACGATTTCAAAGAAGCTCTTGAACAATAA
- a CDS encoding HIT family protein, with amino-acid sequence MTDCLFCKIIEKEIPSYPVYEDEMVYAFLDITQTTKGHTLIIPKKHVTDIFEYDEKLAAEVFARVPKIARAIEKAFPDVVGLNIVNNNKEAAYQSVFHSHIHLIPRYGKEDDFSMTFADNGSKYTTNDMATIAQSINKEIL; translated from the coding sequence ATGACAGATTGTCTTTTTTGTAAAATAATAGAAAAAGAGATACCTAGCTATCCGGTTTATGAAGATGAGATGGTATATGCCTTTTTAGATATTACACAAACAACTAAGGGACACACATTGATCATTCCTAAAAAACATGTAACAGATATCTTTGAATACGATGAAAAACTAGCAGCAGAAGTATTTGCTAGAGTTCCTAAAATTGCTCGTGCGATTGAAAAAGCTTTTCCAGATGTTGTTGGATTAAACATCGTGAATAATAACAAAGAAGCTGCTTACCAAAGCGTGTTTCACTCACATATCCACCTCATTCCACGATACGGAAAAGAAGATGATTTTTCAATGACGTTTGCAGATAATGGCTCTAAATATACGACAAATGATATGGCAACAATCGCTCAATCAATTAACAAGGAGATTTTATAG
- a CDS encoding ABC transporter ATP-binding protein, with product MSLKIENLTGGYGHVPVLKSVDFEVKSGEMVGLIGLNGAGKSTTIKHIIGLLNAQKGKITIDDETIFSAPDSYRKKIGFIPESPILYDELTLREHIEVTAMAYDIPKDEALERAEYLLKLFRLDNKLDWFPTHFSKGMKQKVMVLCAFLTKPSLYIIDEPFLGLDPLAINALLELMNEMKKQGAAILMSTHILATAEIYCDRFVVLHNGEVRANGTMEELREEFHLPGSSLDDIYLSLTKEEEN from the coding sequence ATGAGTTTAAAAATAGAAAACTTAACAGGAGGCTACGGTCATGTTCCTGTATTAAAATCGGTTGATTTTGAAGTGAAATCTGGAGAGATGGTTGGTTTAATCGGCCTTAACGGTGCGGGTAAAAGTACTACGATCAAACATATTATTGGCCTTTTAAATGCACAAAAAGGAAAAATTACAATTGATGATGAGACGATTTTTAGTGCACCAGACTCTTATCGAAAGAAAATTGGATTTATTCCAGAAAGTCCAATATTGTATGATGAATTGACATTGAGAGAACACATTGAAGTAACCGCTATGGCTTATGACATTCCAAAAGATGAGGCATTAGAAAGAGCGGAGTATCTATTAAAACTATTCCGTTTAGATAATAAATTAGATTGGTTTCCAACTCACTTTTCAAAAGGGATGAAACAAAAAGTGATGGTTTTGTGTGCCTTTTTAACTAAACCAAGTTTGTATATCATCGACGAACCATTTCTAGGATTGGATCCATTAGCAATTAATGCTTTACTTGAATTAATGAATGAAATGAAAAAACAAGGGGCAGCAATTTTGATGTCAACACATATTTTAGCGACTGCAGAAATATATTGTGACAGATTTGTTGTCTTACATAATGGTGAAGTTAGAGCAAATGGTACGATGGAGGAGTTACGTGAAGAGTTTCATCTACCAGGTTCTTCTTTAGATGATATTTATCTATCCCTCACAAAAGAGGAGGAGAACTAA
- a CDS encoding ABC transporter permease gives MLDFYKLRLAKHQKRMLKYLKYVMNDHFILICMVGLGGFGYYYSEYLKTLTPAVSWMPIVVGLVWFISLFVGRLSTLMQEADAVFLIPKERAMTNYLKRGLNYSTIFPAIAISLIVGVTFPLVAITKSVDFSMTLFIIASLLALKYADLWIQLESMYLDSGQNVTTHRIIWIVGAIGSLFCSLYVSYFIGVMIAFVISMILVMLSKKTLESSQLNWEKSIQFERKRMKRLYSFFNLFTDVPGLSSDVRRRKYLDGLLNRMKKTSENTYLYLYARVVARGSEYSSLTIRLILVGMVLLFFTKSFWLMAILGSLFIYLLGFQLIPMYHAFDYMLMTQLYPISYKLKHNAVLFIIRSVIGIMTLIFSLVVVVALPNKLDGIKLALVFVMVFVLLSWSYLPMKLKKMEKMENR, from the coding sequence ATGTTAGATTTTTATAAGTTACGACTGGCTAAACATCAAAAAAGAATGCTCAAATATTTAAAATATGTTATGAATGACCATTTTATTTTAATCTGTATGGTAGGTTTAGGTGGTTTTGGCTACTATTATTCTGAATATTTAAAGACCTTGACGCCAGCAGTGTCATGGATGCCAATTGTCGTTGGATTAGTCTGGTTTATTAGTTTATTTGTGGGAAGGTTAAGCACGTTAATGCAAGAAGCAGATGCTGTCTTTTTAATACCAAAAGAAAGAGCGATGACAAACTACTTAAAAAGAGGGCTGAACTATTCAACCATTTTTCCGGCTATTGCGATATCATTAATTGTTGGTGTAACATTTCCGTTAGTGGCTATTACCAAGTCAGTTGATTTTTCTATGACACTATTTATTATAGCTAGTTTATTAGCTTTAAAATATGCAGATCTTTGGATTCAATTAGAATCAATGTATCTTGATTCTGGACAAAACGTAACAACTCACCGAATCATTTGGATAGTAGGGGCAATTGGAAGTTTATTTTGCAGTTTGTATGTGTCATATTTTATTGGTGTGATGATAGCATTTGTTATCAGTATGATATTAGTGATGTTGAGTAAAAAAACACTTGAAAGTAGCCAATTAAACTGGGAAAAAAGTATTCAATTTGAGAGAAAACGTATGAAACGTCTTTATTCGTTCTTTAACTTATTTACAGATGTACCAGGGTTGTCATCTGATGTACGTCGTAGAAAATATTTAGATGGCTTGCTAAATCGAATGAAAAAAACATCAGAGAATACGTATCTTTATCTATATGCCAGAGTAGTAGCTCGAGGTTCTGAGTATAGTAGTTTAACGATTCGTTTAATTCTTGTCGGGATGGTCTTGTTGTTTTTTACTAAGTCATTTTGGTTGATGGCAATATTAGGTAGTTTGTTTATTTATTTATTAGGATTTCAATTGATACCAATGTATCACGCCTTTGATTATATGTTAATGACGCAATTATATCCTATCTCATATAAATTAAAGCACAATGCAGTTTTATTTATTATTAGAAGTGTCATTGGTATCATGACATTGATATTTAGTCTAGTAGTAGTAGTTGCTTTGCCAAATAAGCTAGATGGTATTAAACTAGCTTTAGTATTTGTTATGGTATTTGTTTTATTATCTTGGAGTTACTTACCAATGAAACTAAAAAAAATGGAAAAAATGGAAAATAGGTGA
- a CDS encoding phosphotransferase family protein has protein sequence MNMFNFDKAWNLQPIKGDTGKAYKGMKENERVFIKRNSTPFLAALSREGLTPKLLWTKRTSNGDILTAQEWLEGRQLEVDEISDNEDVAHMLHYLHQSESLKSMLKRMDGAEKSVFDFLQDYITNLPKDLKEDDYLMRVFRHLENHLPPYTSVQFVACHGDAIHNNWMLASNGELYLVDWDYSVLSDPAYDLGTILGQYVSKESWPDWLQVYGIRVDDELLERVHWYAGMNLLQQIKRSYHREEFKQMSSYVSLLKKIYDI, from the coding sequence ATGAACATGTTTAATTTTGATAAAGCCTGGAATCTCCAACCAATCAAAGGAGATACCGGAAAAGCTTATAAGGGTATGAAGGAAAATGAGAGAGTCTTTATTAAGCGTAATTCAACTCCTTTTTTGGCCGCATTATCTCGTGAAGGATTAACACCAAAATTGCTTTGGACAAAAAGGACAAGTAATGGCGACATACTGACTGCACAAGAATGGTTAGAAGGACGGCAATTAGAGGTAGATGAGATTTCTGATAATGAAGATGTTGCACATATGTTGCACTATTTACATCAATCAGAATCACTGAAGTCAATGTTGAAGAGAATGGACGGTGCAGAAAAGTCAGTTTTTGATTTTTTACAAGATTATATAACTAATCTACCTAAAGACTTAAAAGAGGATGACTATTTGATGCGAGTATTTCGTCATTTAGAAAATCATCTACCGCCTTATACATCGGTTCAATTTGTTGCGTGTCATGGGGATGCGATACATAATAACTGGATGCTTGCGTCTAATGGGGAATTATATTTAGTAGATTGGGATTATTCTGTTTTATCGGATCCAGCCTATGATTTAGGAACAATTCTTGGACAATATGTTTCTAAAGAGAGTTGGCCAGATTGGCTACAGGTATACGGCATCAGAGTTGATGATGAGCTACTAGAGCGAGTCCATTGGTATGCTGGTATGAATTTGTTGCAACAAATTAAAAGAAGCTACCATAGAGAAGAGTTTAAACAAATGTCTAGCTATGTTTCTCTATTAAAAAAAATATATGATATTTAA
- the trmB gene encoding tRNA (guanosine(46)-N7)-methyltransferase TrmB — protein sequence MRLRNKPGAMDTIIANPQYILTDGSQWRGKWQDRFEKEQPIHIEVGSGKGQFIVEMAKAHPDINYISIELQTNAMISVLEKQLEEKLPNLQLLLVNGADLTDFFADGEVSQVYLNFSDPWPKKKHEKRRLTFKTFLKTYETISKPNAQLHFKTDNQGLFEYSLASLSQYGMTLNQVWLDLHHSDYEGNIMTEYEEKFSAKGQPIYRLEATFNNNADCKIKLDN from the coding sequence ATGCGTTTAAGAAACAAACCAGGAGCAATGGATACAATTATAGCTAATCCACAGTATATTTTGACTGATGGTAGCCAGTGGAGAGGAAAATGGCAAGACCGTTTTGAAAAAGAGCAACCAATTCATATTGAAGTGGGAAGTGGAAAAGGCCAATTTATTGTGGAGATGGCAAAAGCTCATCCTGATATCAATTATATTAGTATCGAACTTCAAACGAACGCCATGATATCAGTACTAGAAAAACAATTAGAGGAAAAACTACCCAATTTACAGTTGTTACTAGTTAATGGAGCTGATTTAACTGACTTTTTTGCAGATGGTGAAGTGTCTCAAGTCTATTTAAACTTTTCAGATCCATGGCCAAAGAAAAAACATGAAAAACGTCGCTTAACGTTTAAAACATTTTTGAAAACATATGAAACTATCTCTAAACCAAACGCTCAGCTTCATTTTAAAACAGATAATCAAGGGTTGTTTGAGTATTCACTAGCAAGTCTGTCGCAATATGGGATGACTTTAAATCAAGTTTGGCTAGATCTACATCATAGTGATTATGAAGGAAACATCATGACCGAATATGAAGAAAAATTTTCAGCCAAAGGGCAGCCTATTTATCGTTTAGAAGCGACATTTAATAATAACGCCGATTGTAAAATTAAGCTAGACAACTAA
- a CDS encoding IS30 family transposase, whose protein sequence is MTYTHLTTDELVLIEAYYHQNKKGTYVAKQLKRAKQTIYNVYKAFDEGLSALDYYKRYKNNKKNCGRRPISLSDNETEYIQKKVVQGWTPDVIIGRAEFPISCSISTLYRLFKQGLFDLTALPMKGKRKANGYKEKRGKQAFKRTIHQRNKDYQLFNNEFGHLEGDTIVGKDHKSAVITLVERLSKVIITLKPIGRRAIDIENSLNNWFKKFPCHLFKSITFDCGKEFSNWKSISNLNDIDIYFADPGTPSQRGLNENSNGLLRKDGLPKQMDFNKVEESFIQSIASKRNNIPRKSLNYKTPLEVFLSYVDNDILSSLI, encoded by the coding sequence ATGACCTATACACATCTTACTACAGACGAGCTAGTTTTGATAGAAGCTTATTACCATCAAAATAAAAAAGGAACATACGTTGCGAAACAATTGAAACGAGCAAAACAGACTATCTATAATGTTTACAAAGCTTTTGATGAGGGATTATCTGCACTAGATTACTATAAAAGATACAAAAATAATAAAAAGAATTGTGGCAGGCGTCCTATTTCTTTATCTGATAATGAAACAGAATACATTCAAAAGAAGGTTGTTCAAGGATGGACTCCAGATGTCATTATTGGTCGTGCTGAGTTTCCTATCTCATGTTCTATCAGTACTCTTTATAGATTATTTAAGCAAGGACTGTTTGATTTGACCGCATTACCTATGAAAGGTAAAAGGAAAGCGAATGGTTATAAAGAAAAAAGAGGTAAACAAGCCTTTAAAAGAACCATCCATCAACGTAATAAGGACTATCAACTCTTTAATAATGAATTTGGTCACCTTGAAGGTGACACAATTGTTGGAAAAGATCATAAAAGTGCTGTTATCACACTCGTTGAAAGACTATCGAAAGTGATTATTACGTTAAAACCAATAGGCAGACGAGCAATAGATATCGAAAATAGTTTAAATAATTGGTTTAAAAAGTTTCCATGCCATCTATTTAAATCAATCACATTCGATTGTGGTAAAGAATTTTCTAATTGGAAATCAATCAGCAATCTAAATGATATTGATATTTATTTTGCCGATCCAGGAACACCATCACAACGTGGCTTAAATGAAAACTCTAATGGGTTATTACGTAAAGATGGATTACCTAAACAAATGGATTTCAACAAAGTTGAGGAATCTTTTATCCAATCTATCGCTTCTAAAAGAAATAATATTCCTAGAAAATCATTAAACTATAAAACACCATTGGAAGTATTTTTGAGTTATGTAGACAACGATATTTTGTCTAGCTTAATTTGA
- the dhaS gene encoding dihydroxyacetone kinase transcriptional activator DhaS, with amino-acid sequence MASPGSLITKKVIAYSLKDLLKTTPYQKISIKDIMSHAEYRRQTFYDHFTDKDDLIVWIYQQELTEIVQHFVTYDHWTVIIKRLVDYFEKNQVFYQKTLLESYVFDAQLSNQLEHFIYYLLTHQTNQQDLSYKPKETATFFLLPSLVLSKTGCFMIANYQKRL; translated from the coding sequence ATGGCGTCACCTGGTTCTTTAATTACTAAAAAAGTCATCGCCTATTCACTAAAAGATTTATTAAAGACGACTCCCTATCAAAAAATATCAATAAAAGATATTATGTCTCACGCTGAATATAGAAGACAAACATTTTACGATCATTTTACTGACAAAGATGATTTAATTGTCTGGATATACCAACAAGAACTAACAGAGATTGTGCAACATTTTGTGACTTACGACCATTGGACGGTTATTATAAAACGATTAGTCGATTATTTTGAAAAAAATCAAGTGTTCTATCAAAAAACGCTTCTTGAATCCTATGTTTTTGATGCACAACTATCAAATCAACTTGAGCACTTCATTTACTATTTACTCACACATCAAACTAACCAACAGGATTTATCATACAAGCCAAAAGAAACCGCAACTTTTTTTCTTTTGCCATCACTGGTACTATCAAAGACTGGTTGTTTCATGATTGCCAATTATCAAAAGAGGCTATAA
- the dhaK gene encoding dihydroxyacetone kinase subunit DhaK, with protein MKKIINQTDDILNEMLEGLSYAYSDLVTRVPETNVIVKKNISGSKVGVVSGGGSGHEPAHAGFVGTGMLSAAVCGEIFTSPTPDQVLEGIKAADDGAGVLLVIKNYSGDVMNFEMAKDLAEMEGIEVETVLVDDDIAVEDSTYTAGRRGVAGTILVHKILGHAAESGKSLAEIKEIGDKLVKEIKTLGVALTGATVPAVGKPGFVLEEDEIEFGVGIHGEPGYRKEKLQSSRKLAEELVGKLKDEFNWKSGDKYGVLVNGLGGTPLMEQFVFMNDVKVLLEEDGLIVDFKKVGDVMTSIDMEGLSLTMIHIDTPEWTEALKAPVTTIAW; from the coding sequence ATGAAAAAAATTATAAATCAAACAGATGACATATTAAATGAAATGCTTGAAGGACTCTCTTATGCTTATAGTGATTTAGTGACACGTGTTCCTGAAACAAATGTGATTGTTAAGAAAAATATTTCAGGTAGTAAAGTAGGAGTTGTTAGTGGTGGAGGAAGTGGTCATGAACCTGCTCATGCTGGATTTGTAGGGACAGGAATGTTAAGTGCTGCTGTTTGTGGAGAGATTTTCACTTCGCCAACTCCTGATCAAGTATTAGAAGGAATCAAAGCTGCTGATGATGGTGCTGGAGTATTGTTAGTCATTAAAAATTACTCTGGTGACGTGATGAACTTTGAAATGGCAAAAGATTTAGCTGAGATGGAAGGCATTGAAGTTGAAACAGTATTAGTTGATGATGACATTGCGGTAGAAGATAGTACCTATACAGCTGGTCGACGTGGAGTCGCTGGAACCATTTTAGTTCATAAAATTTTAGGTCATGCCGCTGAATCAGGTAAAAGTTTAGCTGAAATCAAAGAAATTGGCGACAAACTAGTTAAAGAAATTAAAACATTAGGTGTAGCGTTAACTGGTGCAACAGTTCCAGCTGTAGGGAAACCAGGATTTGTTTTAGAAGAAGACGAAATTGAATTTGGAGTTGGAATTCATGGAGAACCTGGGTATCGCAAAGAAAAATTACAATCATCAAGAAAACTAGCTGAAGAACTAGTTGGGAAACTAAAAGATGAGTTTAACTGGAAATCTGGCGATAAATATGGTGTGTTAGTGAATGGTTTAGGTGGAACACCATTAATGGAACAATTTGTTTTCATGAATGATGTGAAAGTTTTATTAGAAGAAGATGGATTAATTGTTGACTTTAAAAAAGTTGGGGACGTTATGACATCAATTGATATGGAAGGTTTATCGTTAACTATGATTCACATAGATACACCTGAATGGACAGAAGCATTGAAAGCACCTGTTACAACAATTGCGTGGTAA
- the dhaL gene encoding dihydroxyacetone kinase subunit DhaL — MEAKQIINWLQLFTDKVGENKAYLSDLDTPIGDGDHGANMARGTSEMMKAIEEKNPDTPTEVFKLAAMTLISKVGGASGPLYGSAFMGMTKASMKSDDLVTILEGGMSEIQKRGKSEPGEKTMLDTWSRVIESLKDGSLTEEKVKEIAEETKEMKATKGRASYLGERSIGHIDPGAMSSSYLFEAMIEAGVK; from the coding sequence ATGGAAGCAAAACAAATTATAAATTGGTTACAACTGTTTACAGATAAAGTTGGCGAAAACAAAGCGTATTTAAGTGATCTAGATACACCAATCGGAGATGGCGACCATGGTGCTAACATGGCTCGTGGAACAAGTGAAATGATGAAAGCTATCGAAGAAAAAAATCCTGACACACCAACAGAGGTCTTTAAATTAGCGGCTATGACGTTAATTAGTAAAGTCGGTGGTGCATCTGGTCCTTTATATGGTTCTGCTTTTATGGGAATGACAAAAGCATCAATGAAATCAGATGATTTAGTGACGATTTTAGAAGGTGGCATGAGTGAAATCCAAAAACGTGGAAAAAGTGAACCAGGTGAAAAAACAATGCTTGATACTTGGTCACGTGTCATTGAATCCCTAAAAGACGGTTCTTTAACAGAAGAAAAAGTGAAAGAAATTGCCGAAGAAACAAAAGAGATGAAAGCAACAAAAGGACGTGCCTCTTATTTAGGTGAACGTTCAATTGGACACATTGATCCAGGTGCTATGTCAAGTAGTTACCTATTTGAAGCTATGATAGAAGCAGGAGTGAAATAG
- the dhaM gene encoding dihydroxyacetone kinase phosphoryl donor subunit DhaM: MSLGIVLVSHVSEITTGITRLIREVAKDVSITIAGGLEDNGIGTSFETIMSAFEANEADAILAFYDLGSAKMNLELAMDMTDKNVILYDTALVESSYTAAALIQAGADIKTIEEQLSELKVK; this comes from the coding sequence ATGAGTTTAGGAATCGTATTAGTATCGCATGTATCAGAGATTACAACAGGTATTACACGTTTAATCAGAGAAGTAGCCAAAGACGTTTCAATCACGATAGCTGGCGGTTTAGAAGATAATGGTATTGGAACAAGTTTTGAAACGATTATGTCAGCATTTGAAGCAAATGAAGCAGATGCTATCCTAGCCTTTTATGACCTAGGAAGTGCCAAAATGAACTTGGAATTAGCAATGGACATGACAGATAAAAATGTCATTTTATATGATACAGCATTAGTTGAAAGTAGTTATACAGCGGCCGCGTTAATACAAGCTGGTGCTGATATAAAAACCATTGAAGAACAATTGAGCGAATTAAAGGTTAAATAA
- a CDS encoding glycerol dehydrogenase: protein MRKAFISPSKYVQGEDELLNLGYYVKTFGKTALLIAHQDDINRVQEKLDKTAEKFGITFIPSHFNGECSRGEVARLQAFAKENKADCVIGLGGGKAIDTSKCVAEGDNLIIVPTIAATDAPTSHSAVLYTEDGEFDDYAYFKQSPSVVMVDTTIIANAPTRFLVSGMGDALSTLFEARATANSFSNVNAGLPNGYVTKETAPAKNTIAAYTLAKVCYETLLENGYSAKIACDNNVVTPALENIVETNILLSGLGFESSGLAAVHAIHDGLTALEGTHSYFHGEKVAFSVICQLVLENASQKELHEVLDFSLSIGLPVCLEDIGVESITFEEAMEVAEKACIPEESIHSMPFPIVEEEVAAAIIAADKIGRDYKAKHK, encoded by the coding sequence ATGAGAAAAGCATTTATTAGTCCATCAAAATACGTACAAGGTGAAGATGAATTACTGAATTTAGGTTATTATGTTAAAACATTTGGAAAGACAGCCCTTTTAATCGCACATCAAGACGATATTAATCGTGTGCAAGAAAAATTAGATAAAACAGCAGAAAAATTTGGTATAACATTTATCCCGAGTCATTTTAATGGTGAATGCTCGCGTGGTGAAGTAGCAAGATTACAAGCTTTTGCAAAAGAAAACAAAGCAGATTGTGTGATTGGTTTAGGTGGTGGTAAAGCCATTGACACGTCAAAATGTGTAGCTGAAGGAGATAATTTAATTATTGTGCCAACAATTGCTGCAACCGATGCGCCAACAAGTCATTCAGCTGTTTTATATACTGAAGATGGTGAGTTTGATGACTATGCTTACTTTAAACAAAGCCCAAGCGTGGTCATGGTTGATACCACAATTATCGCAAACGCTCCGACAAGATTTTTAGTGTCAGGTATGGGGGATGCGTTATCAACATTATTTGAAGCTCGTGCAACAGCGAATTCATTTTCAAATGTTAACGCTGGTTTACCAAATGGTTATGTGACAAAAGAAACAGCACCAGCTAAAAATACGATTGCCGCTTATACATTAGCTAAAGTGTGTTATGAAACATTACTAGAAAATGGCTACAGTGCCAAAATAGCATGTGACAATAACGTTGTGACACCAGCATTAGAAAATATTGTTGAGACAAATATCTTATTATCTGGTTTAGGATTTGAAAGTAGTGGTTTAGCTGCTGTTCACGCGATTCATGACGGATTAACAGCATTAGAAGGAACTCATTCATACTTCCATGGTGAAAAAGTTGCCTTTAGTGTGATTTGTCAATTAGTCTTAGAAAATGCCTCACAAAAAGAATTACATGAAGTACTTGATTTTAGTTTATCAATTGGCTTACCAGTTTGTTTAGAAGATATTGGTGTGGAAAGTATTACATTTGAAGAAGCAATGGAAGTGGCTGAAAAAGCATGTATACCTGAAGAATCAATTCATTCTATGCCTTTCCCTATTGTTGAAGAAGAAGTTGCGGCTGCCATTATTGCAGCAGATAAAATTGGTCGTGATTACAAAGCGAAACATAAATAA
- the dhaQ gene encoding DhaKLM operon coactivator DhaQ, which translates to MTRIINKPKDTVSQVLNGVAYIHQDILQRIPKTGILLRKELTPDRVAIISGGGSGHEPAHFGYIGENMLDASVSGPIFIPPTAEEVFEAIQKTDQGKGVLLVIKNFEADVNNFLQAEKQAKEAGHNVSHVIVNDDCSVETGSFEKRRRGVAGTVFVHKILGAAASEGKSLDELVSIGEKVINSMNSLGVALSSGTSLTGETSNFTLEKDMISFGIGIHGEEGYRSEPFHSSEHLANELLNKLLVQYDDYTNKRFAILVNGLGTTTVMEQYVFSNDVKRLLKLEGVTVVYAKTGNYMTSTNMAGISLTLLEITEESWLEYLKKPTNAFAW; encoded by the coding sequence ATGACACGGATTATCAATAAACCAAAAGATACTGTTTCACAAGTTTTAAATGGTGTGGCATACATTCATCAAGATATCTTACAAAGAATTCCTAAAACAGGTATATTATTACGCAAAGAGTTGACGCCAGATCGTGTCGCAATTATTAGTGGTGGTGGAAGTGGGCATGAACCAGCACATTTTGGGTATATTGGAGAAAACATGCTTGATGCTTCAGTAAGTGGACCAATATTTATTCCGCCGACAGCTGAAGAAGTGTTTGAGGCCATTCAAAAAACAGATCAAGGTAAAGGTGTTTTATTAGTCATAAAAAATTTCGAAGCTGATGTAAATAATTTTTTACAAGCAGAAAAGCAAGCGAAAGAAGCGGGTCATAATGTTTCCCATGTGATTGTCAACGACGACTGTTCAGTTGAAACGGGAAGTTTTGAAAAAAGACGTCGAGGTGTCGCTGGAACTGTTTTTGTACATAAAATACTAGGAGCAGCAGCTAGTGAAGGCAAATCATTAGATGAATTAGTTTCAATAGGAGAAAAAGTCATCAACTCGATGAATAGTCTAGGAGTTGCTTTATCAAGTGGGACAAGTTTAACTGGAGAAACGTCTAACTTTACCTTAGAAAAAGATATGATTTCATTTGGTATTGGCATTCATGGTGAGGAAGGATACCGAAGTGAACCATTTCATTCGTCAGAACATTTGGCTAATGAACTATTAAATAAATTACTCGTTCAGTATGATGATTATACTAATAAAAGATTTGCAATCCTTGTAAATGGTTTGGGCACAACGACGGTAATGGAGCAGTATGTTTTTTCAAATGATGTCAAAAGGCTATTAAAGTTAGAGGGTGTAACGGTTGTTTATGCTAAAACAGGAAATTATATGACATCAACTAATATGGCTGGAATTTCATTGACTCTTTTAGAAATTACCGAAGAAAGTTGGTTAGAGTATCTCAAAAAACCAACTAATGCCTTTGCTTGGTGA